The following proteins are co-located in the Neomonachus schauinslandi chromosome 8, ASM220157v2, whole genome shotgun sequence genome:
- the GUCA1B gene encoding guanylyl cyclase-activating protein 2 → MGQQFSWEEAEAAGEMDLAELQEWYKKFVVECPSGSLFLHEFKRFFKVTGNEEATQYVEGMFQAFDKNGDNTIDFLEYVAALNLVLRGTLEHKLKWTFKIYDKDRNGCIDRGELLDIVGAIYKLKKACRMEMESEQHGQLLTPEEVVDRIFLLVDENGDGQLSLNELIEGARRDKWVMKMLQMDGNPGSWISQQRRKSAMF, encoded by the exons ATGGGGCAGCAGTTCAGCTGGGAGGAGGCGGAGGCGGCCGGCGAAATGGACTTGGCCGAGCTCCAGGAGTGGTACAAGAAGTTCGTAGTGGAGTGCCCCAGCGGCTCTCTCTTCCTGCACGAGTTTAAGCGCTTCTTCAAGGTCACAGGCAACGAGGAGGCCACCCAGTATGTAGAGGGCATGTTCCAGGCCTTCGACAAGAATGGG GACAACACCATCGACTTCCTGGAGTATGTGGCAGCTCTGAACCTCGTGCTGAGGGGCACCCTGGAGCACAAGCTCAAGTGGACCTTCAAGATCTACGACAAGGACCGCAACGGCTGCATCGACCGCGGGGAGCTGTTGGACATCGTGGGG GCGATCTACAAGCTGAAGAAAGCCTGCAGGATGGAGATGGAGTCTGAGCAGCACGGACAGCTGCTCACACCCGAGGAGGTGGTGGACAGGATCTTCCTTCTGGTGGATGAGAATGGAGATG GCCAGCTGTCTCTGAATGAGCTCATCGAAGGGGCCCGCCGTGACAAGTGGGTGATGAAGATGCTGCAGATGGACGGGAATCCCGGCAGCTGGATCTCTCAGCAGAGGCGGAAAAGTGCCATGTTCTGA